The stretch of DNA GAACTCGAGCTCGACGAGTTCCGCGTCCTTTCCGGAGGGGTTGTCAGTCCACTTGTAGATGTCGTCGGCCGGGATGGTGCCGGGGTCCTCCAGTTCCGACCCCTCGATGGAGCGGCTCCAGAGGTTCGTGTCGATGGAGTAGCGGCCGCCGTCGCCGCCCTCGACGGGCAGACCCTTCTCGGCGGCGTACTCGTTCTCCCACTCGCGGGTCAGGCCGAGTTCGCGGACCGGCGCGATGACCGACAGGTCGGAGTCGCGCCAGACCGCCTCGAAGCGCAGTTGGTCGTTGCCCTTGCCCGTACAGCCGTGGGCGACGGCGTCACAGCCCTCCTCCTCGGCGACCGAGAGGATGGCCTTTGCGATGACCGGGCGCGCGAGGGCCGTCCCGAGCGGGTAGCCCTGGTAGTCGGCGTTGGCCTTCACGGCCTGCATACAGAGGTCGGCGAACTCCTCGCGGGCGTCGACGACGTGTTGCTCGACGCCGAGCGCCTCGGCCGTCTCCTCGGCCTCCGCGAACTCGTAGTCGGGCTGGCCGACGTCGACGGTGACGCCGACGACCTCGTCGTAGCCGTACTCCTCTTTCAGCAGCGAGACACAGACTGTCGTGTCGAGCCCCCCGGAGAAGGCGAGCGCGACTTTCCCGTTTCCGTCTGTCATAGGTGTGGTGTGGGTTGGTTCCGTGGTGTGACTGTCGATTCGGAGTGACCGC from Haloarcula litorea encodes:
- a CDS encoding argininosuccinate synthase, producing MTDGNGKVALAFSGGLDTTVCVSLLKEEYGYDEVVGVTVDVGQPDYEFAEAEETAEALGVEQHVVDAREEFADLCMQAVKANADYQGYPLGTALARPVIAKAILSVAEEEGCDAVAHGCTGKGNDQLRFEAVWRDSDLSVIAPVRELGLTREWENEYAAEKGLPVEGGDGGRYSIDTNLWSRSIEGSELEDPGTIPADDIYKWTDNPSGKDAELVELEFEEGVPVALDGEALGKVELIERLNERAGAHGVGRTDMMEDRMLGLKVRENYEHPAATVLLTAHEALEGLVLTQEERSFKQQVDHEWSQKAYEGLVDAPLTGALEAFMEATNERCTGTVTVKLEGGHCRPVSRESDYAVYSESAASFDEEDVAGGITQEDATGVAKYHGFQSRLANRILADAKKNAPVTDGGADDASGEADDAEE